In the Desulfobotulus mexicanus genome, CAGAGCGTCTTTTTGTAGATCTCTGTAATGGTATGGCTAGGCGGGGGCATAATGTTTTGGCTATATGTCCTGACAGGTTTCAGGGCTTGTCTCTTTTGGATACAAAAGCTGATATTATAATAGAAAATGTTGATAGCCGATGGGACAGGAATTTATTTGCAGAAAATAAAATTCGAAGAGCTGTCAAAGCTTTTAACGCAGATGTAGTCCATACTCACCTTGCACGCACAGCATCACTAACAGGGGCTGCATTAAAAAATGCCTCCTTGCCTGTTATTGCGAACATGCATAATTATGTGAAGCTAAAATATTATAAGAATATTAAACATTTCGTTCCTGGCACAGAGCACCAGGCTTCCTATTTTAATAGTATGGGAGTGGCAAAACAAAATATTACAGTAATTCCTCACTTTAGCAATATAAGGAAGACATCTCCAGTAAGTCATGATTTCTCTCAGCGAAAACTGGTAGCATTTGGGCGGTTTGTTCATAAAAAAGGTTTTGATCTTCTTGTCAGGGCTGTAGCATTGTTAGGTCAGCAAGGATTTGATCTTGAGCTTTTGCTTGGAGGAGATGGTCCTGAGCGGGAAAGACTAAGGCAACTTGTCCATGATCTTTCCATTGAAGATCGGGTACACTTTTCCGGATGGGTTGAAGATGTGGAGTTTTTTTTACAAAAAGCTCCTTTTTTTATTCTGCCTTCCCGTGATGAACCTTTTGGTATTGTGGTACTTGAAGCCATGGCAAGTGGTAACTGTATTATTGCAACACGAACCCATGGTCCCAATGAAGTGCTTCAGGATGGAAATGCTTTTTTATGTGAAGTTGATGATGTTGAAGATATGGCGAAGGCCATTTTTTCCGCAATGCATAATCCGGAAGTGGCAAAGCATTGTTCTTTGAATGCAGAGAAAAAATTTCATGAAAGATATGCACCGGATGTGATTTTGGGAGAGTATGAAAAATTGTTTCAGCAATTGATAACTACCTGAAGTTGATGGAAGCCTAAAAAGTCCCAATCTATCAGAAAAGGAATAATGATGTCATTTCTATTAAAAATGCAAGATTCTGACATGATAAATAAAATTTCTGTTGGGCTGATAGTTTCTTTTCTGGTTTTGATACCCTTTAGCAGAATCTCTGAAATCTCTGTTGTTTTAATGGCTTTGTCTGGTTTGTTTTTAATAATAAAATATAGAACTTCTCTGTTTAAAGAAAAGGGCGTTGTTTTATTTTCTTTTGTTTATATT is a window encoding:
- a CDS encoding glycosyltransferase family 4 protein gives rise to the protein MKIVQVLVSSGFGGAERLFVDLCNGMARRGHNVLAICPDRFQGLSLLDTKADIIIENVDSRWDRNLFAENKIRRAVKAFNADVVHTHLARTASLTGAALKNASLPVIANMHNYVKLKYYKNIKHFVPGTEHQASYFNSMGVAKQNITVIPHFSNIRKTSPVSHDFSQRKLVAFGRFVHKKGFDLLVRAVALLGQQGFDLELLLGGDGPERERLRQLVHDLSIEDRVHFSGWVEDVEFFLQKAPFFILPSRDEPFGIVVLEAMASGNCIIATRTHGPNEVLQDGNAFLCEVDDVEDMAKAIFSAMHNPEVAKHCSLNAEKKFHERYAPDVILGEYEKLFQQLITT